A single window of Mycobacterium sp. ITM-2016-00318 DNA harbors:
- a CDS encoding DUF1330 domain-containing protein produces the protein MNAVVTAEQMAALAARPADAPVVMVNLLKFTADGGRESYARYAQEVVPHLQRVGGTVRYAGSAPTHVIGDDEKPWWDAILVVEYPSPAAFIDMVTNEDYLKIHDYRAAALDRGDLIATSNWTMAD, from the coding sequence TTGAATGCCGTAGTCACCGCCGAGCAGATGGCAGCGCTCGCTGCGCGCCCCGCCGACGCACCGGTCGTTATGGTCAATCTTCTGAAGTTCACGGCCGACGGCGGCCGGGAGAGCTACGCGCGCTACGCACAGGAGGTGGTACCGCACCTCCAGCGGGTGGGCGGCACGGTGCGCTACGCGGGCAGCGCACCGACGCACGTCATCGGCGATGACGAAAAGCCTTGGTGGGATGCAATTCTGGTGGTCGAGTACCCGTCGCCTGCCGCCTTCATCGACATGGTGACCAACGAGGACTACCTCAAGATCCATGACTACCGGGCGGCCGCGCTCGATCGCGGCGACCTGATCGCCACGTCGAACTGGACGATGGCCGACTAG
- a CDS encoding pseudouridine synthase, with protein MRRAAPLPDRDGVGPARVRLRGGSVLVELADRFGEAAATKVLAGEVVCADGSVVMASTVLPPNSHVYLYRDLPDEVLVPFDIPVLYRDENIVVVDKPHFLATMPRGGHVAQTATVRLRRELDMPELSPAHRLDRLTAGVLLFTARREVRSAYQKLFARGEVRKTYLARAAVDPSLEFPLTVRSRIVKERGRLQAFEEPGEPNAETFVEHLGDGLYRLTSRTGRTHQLRVHMASLGLPIVGDPLYPHVVDVAPDDFSNPLQLLAQSIEFTDPTGGRLRRFVSQIPPRRLRDLDH; from the coding sequence TTGAGGCGTGCCGCGCCGTTGCCTGACCGGGACGGGGTCGGCCCGGCGCGGGTGCGGCTGCGCGGTGGCTCGGTGCTGGTGGAGCTGGCCGATCGATTCGGTGAGGCTGCCGCGACCAAAGTGCTTGCCGGCGAGGTCGTTTGCGCCGACGGATCTGTCGTCATGGCGTCGACCGTATTGCCACCGAACTCGCATGTGTATCTGTACCGCGACCTGCCCGACGAGGTTTTGGTGCCGTTCGACATCCCGGTGCTCTACCGCGACGAGAACATTGTGGTGGTCGACAAACCGCATTTCTTGGCGACGATGCCGAGGGGCGGCCACGTTGCGCAGACGGCGACGGTGCGGCTACGGCGAGAGCTGGATATGCCCGAACTGTCGCCGGCTCATCGGTTGGACCGGCTGACGGCGGGGGTGCTGTTGTTCACGGCGCGGCGCGAGGTGCGGAGCGCTTATCAGAAGCTGTTCGCGCGCGGTGAAGTACGGAAGACGTATCTGGCGCGGGCGGCGGTCGACCCGTCGCTGGAGTTTCCGCTGACGGTGCGGAGCCGAATCGTCAAGGAGCGCGGTCGGTTACAAGCTTTCGAGGAGCCGGGCGAGCCGAACGCCGAGACGTTCGTCGAGCACCTCGGCGACGGCTTGTATCGGCTGACCTCGCGCACCGGCCGGACACATCAGCTGCGAGTCCATATGGCGTCGCTGGGCCTGCCGATCGTCGGAGATCCGTTGTATCCCCATGTGGTCGACGTGGCGCCCGACGACTTCTCGAATCCGCTGCAGCTGCTCGCGCAGAGCATCGAGTTCACCGATCCGACAGGTGGACGCTTACGTCGATTCGTCAGTCAGATCCCGCCGAGGCGCTTACGCGATCTCGACCACTGA
- a CDS encoding putative Ig domain-containing protein: MTEHINAGDKNPAYAAYVGRVGALAVALGIGAAMASGHGLGLGVAYATEGDPSPDTSQDGDTNHNDGDGAGTTPPSPSPTAAPGNSSRPRSPLERIADVPKMIFNATGGAQRSRTDSAQPRLPRLSTVIENVASAVTNNLPKNPAPAQGAAPQGHPTADSGSSVTPRLASNAESRELAPSVTSLPVSVANEIKALVSLPSSGGPQNRQIFTPNAVVPEGVQRQAIVDNGQQDVVAPSVAHIQAPPTPPLINPVGVVTRFISAALAPFLAPGPVAPPEPPLLLGVLAWARREIQLSFCNRRPDAVPDVVTTGEVNPATGNVLTNDRLGNPDGTFETLTVTNPGTYTSSKGTLVLAADGSYTYTPVANASGQDVFTYTVSDKAWRPHVHGLGGLLFGGAHTDTGTLTINITPVNDAPTAGTPPPNQNAVEDTPFSYTIPAGTFTDPDGDTLTYTATGLPAGLTFNPTTRTISGTPTTPGNYTVAVTATDPSGQTASTTLALAVANTNDAPTAGTPPPNQNAVEDTPFSYTIPAGTFTDPDGDTLTYTATGLPAGLTFNPTTRTISGTPTTPGNYTVAVTATDPSGQTASTTLALAVANTNDAPTAGTPPPNQNAVEDTPFSYTIPAGTFTDPDGDTLTYTATGLPAGLTFNPTTRTISGTPTTPGNYTVAVTATDPSGQTASTTLALAVANTNDAPTAGTPPPNQNAVEDTPFSYTIPAGTFTDPDGDTLTYTATGLPAGLTFNPTTRTISGTPTTPGNYTVAVTATDPSGQTASTTLALAVANTNDAPTAGTPPPNQNAVEDTPFSYTIPAGTFTDPDGDTLTYTATGLPAGLTFNPTTRTISGTPTTPGNYTVAVTATDPSGQTASTTLALAVANTNDAPTASTPPPNQNAVEDTPFSYTIPAGTFTDPDGDTLTYTATGLPAGLTFNPTTRTISGTPTTPGNYTVAVTATDPSGQTASTTLALAVANTNDAPTAGTPPPNQNAVEDTPFSYTIPAGTFTDPDGDTLTYTATGLPAGLTFNPTTRTISGTPTTPGNYTVAVTATDPSGQTASTTLALAVANTNDAPTASTPPPNQNAVEDTPFSYTIPAGTFTDPDGDTLTYTATGLPAGLTFNPTTRTISGTPTTPGNYTVAVTATDAANTTATQTFTLAVANTLDGTLIATIPVGDSPQGIALNPAGTRAYVTNVLSNSVTVINTTNNTLVTTIAVGTWPSDAAVTPNGAFVYVTNRVTDNVSVINTANNTVVGTIPVGNDPRSIAFTADGSRAYVANGADNTVSVINTANNTVIATIPVGTNPDGVAVHGNRVYVTNLDGNSVSVIDTNANTVIATVPVGGGRPFEVAVTPNGARAYVPNGTVNTVSVIDTTTNTVVATVPVGQGPVGVTISPDGTRAYVTNSGSDTVSVIDTATNTVILTFPVGDTPWAVVPAADGVHLYVVNGVGDSVSVVEIA, from the coding sequence ATGACCGAGCACATCAACGCCGGCGACAAGAATCCGGCCTACGCGGCGTACGTCGGCCGCGTCGGCGCGCTGGCGGTAGCGCTCGGGATCGGAGCGGCGATGGCTTCCGGGCACGGTCTTGGACTCGGCGTCGCCTATGCCACCGAAGGGGACCCGTCGCCGGACACATCGCAGGATGGCGACACGAACCACAACGATGGCGACGGCGCTGGCACCACACCCCCTTCTCCTTCGCCGACTGCGGCCCCCGGGAACTCGAGCCGACCTCGGTCGCCGTTGGAGCGAATCGCCGACGTTCCGAAGATGATCTTCAACGCGACGGGTGGAGCGCAGAGGTCACGCACGGACAGTGCGCAACCACGTCTGCCTCGGCTGTCGACAGTGATCGAAAACGTCGCATCGGCAGTGACAAACAACCTGCCCAAGAATCCCGCACCCGCGCAAGGCGCTGCACCACAGGGGCATCCGACTGCCGATTCCGGGTCGTCGGTCACGCCGCGGCTCGCATCCAACGCCGAGAGCCGCGAGCTCGCGCCCTCCGTGACATCCCTTCCCGTCAGCGTTGCGAATGAGATCAAGGCACTGGTCAGCCTTCCGTCCAGTGGAGGTCCGCAGAACCGCCAGATCTTTACGCCGAACGCCGTTGTCCCCGAGGGGGTTCAGCGACAAGCAATTGTCGACAATGGGCAGCAAGACGTCGTGGCGCCCTCTGTCGCTCATATTCAGGCACCGCCCACCCCACCTCTGATCAATCCGGTGGGCGTCGTGACGCGCTTCATATCAGCCGCTTTGGCGCCGTTCCTCGCTCCCGGCCCCGTCGCTCCGCCCGAGCCGCCGCTGCTGCTCGGTGTGCTGGCATGGGCGCGCCGCGAAATTCAGCTCAGCTTTTGCAACCGCCGCCCGGACGCTGTCCCGGATGTTGTCACAACTGGCGAAGTCAACCCGGCGACGGGCAACGTGTTGACCAACGACCGTCTAGGGAATCCCGACGGCACCTTCGAGACGCTCACAGTCACCAATCCCGGCACCTACACGAGCAGTAAGGGCACGCTCGTTCTCGCCGCCGACGGTTCCTACACATACACGCCAGTGGCCAACGCCAGCGGTCAAGACGTGTTCACCTACACCGTCAGCGACAAAGCCTGGCGGCCGCATGTCCACGGCCTTGGCGGGCTGCTGTTCGGCGGTGCGCACACCGACACCGGCACCTTGACCATCAACATCACCCCGGTCAACGATGCCCCCACCGCGGGCACCCCGCCCCCCAACCAGAACGCCGTCGAAGACACCCCCTTCAGCTACACCATCCCGGCGGGCACCTTCACCGACCCCGACGGCGACACCCTCACCTACACCGCCACCGGCCTGCCGGCAGGGCTGACGTTCAACCCCACCACCCGCACCATCAGCGGCACCCCCACCACCCCGGGCAACTACACCGTCGCCGTCACCGCCACCGACCCCAGCGGCCAAACCGCCAGCACCACCCTCGCCCTGGCGGTGGCCAACACCAACGACGCCCCCACCGCGGGCACCCCGCCCCCCAACCAGAACGCCGTCGAAGACACCCCCTTCAGCTACACCATCCCGGCGGGCACCTTCACCGACCCCGACGGCGACACCCTCACCTACACCGCCACCGGCCTGCCGGCAGGGCTGACGTTCAACCCCACCACCCGCACCATCAGCGGCACCCCCACCACCCCGGGCAACTACACCGTCGCCGTCACCGCCACCGACCCCAGCGGCCAAACCGCCAGCACCACCCTCGCCCTGGCGGTGGCCAACACCAACGACGCCCCCACCGCGGGCACCCCGCCCCCCAACCAGAACGCCGTCGAAGACACCCCCTTCAGCTACACCATCCCGGCGGGCACCTTCACCGACCCCGACGGCGACACCCTCACCTACACCGCCACCGGCCTGCCGGCAGGGCTGACGTTCAACCCCACCACCCGCACCATCAGCGGCACCCCCACCACCCCGGGCAACTACACCGTCGCCGTCACCGCCACCGACCCCAGCGGCCAAACCGCCAGCACCACCCTCGCCCTGGCGGTGGCCAACACCAACGACGCCCCCACCGCGGGCACCCCGCCCCCCAACCAGAACGCCGTCGAAGACACCCCCTTCAGCTACACCATCCCGGCGGGCACCTTCACCGACCCCGACGGTGACACCCTCACCTACACCGCCACCGGCCTGCCGGCAGGGCTGACGTTCAACCCCACCACCCGCACCATCAGCGGCACCCCCACCACCCCGGGCAACTACACCGTCGCCGTCACCGCCACCGACCCCAGCGGCCAAACCGCCAGCACCACCCTCGCCCTGGCGGTGGCCAACACCAACGACGCCCCCACCGCGGGCACCCCGCCCCCCAACCAGAACGCCGTCGAAGACACCCCCTTCAGCTACACCATCCCGGCGGGCACCTTCACCGACCCCGACGGCGACACCCTCACCTACACCGCCACCGGCCTGCCGGCAGGGCTGACGTTCAACCCCACCACCCGCACCATCAGCGGCACCCCCACCACCCCGGGCAACTACACCGTCGCCGTCACCGCCACCGACCCCAGCGGCCAAACCGCCAGCACCACCCTCGCCCTGGCGGTGGCCAACACCAACGACGCCCCCACCGCGAGCACCCCGCCCCCCAACCAGAACGCCGTCGAAGACACCCCCTTCAGCTACACCATCCCGGCCGGCACCTTCACCGACCCCGACGGCGACACCCTCACCTACACCGCCACCGGCCTGCCGGCAGGGCTGACGTTCAACCCCACCACCCGCACCATCAGCGGCACCCCCACCACCCCGGGCAACTACACCGTCGCCGTCACCGCCACCGACCCCAGCGGCCAAACCGCCAGCACCACCCTCGCCCTGGCGGTGGCCAACACCAACGACGCCCCCACCGCGGGCACCCCGCCCCCCAACCAGAACGCCGTCGAAGACACCCCCTTCAGCTACACCATCCCGGCGGGCACCTTCACCGACCCCGACGGCGACACCCTCACCTACACCGCCACCGGCCTGCCGGCAGGGCTGACGTTCAACCCCACCACCCGCACCATCAGCGGCACCCCCACCACCCCGGGCAACTACACCGTCGCCGTCACCGCCACCGACCCCAGCGGCCAAACCGCCAGCACCACCCTCGCCCTGGCGGTGGCCAACACCAACGACGCCCCCACCGCGAGCACCCCGCCCCCCAACCAGAACGCCGTCGAAGACACCCCCTTCAGCTACACCATCCCGGCGGGCACCTTCACCGACCCCGACGGCGACACCCTCACCTACACCGCCACCGGCCTGCCGGCAGGGCTGACGTTCAACCCCACCACCCGCACCATCAGCGGCACCCCCACCACCCCGGGCAACTACACCGTCGCCGTCACCGCCACCGACGCCGCCAACACCACCGCCACCCAAACCTTCACCCTCGCCGTCGCCAACACCCTGGACGGCACCCTCATCGCAACGATTCCCGTGGGTGACAGTCCGCAAGGAATTGCGCTCAATCCAGCAGGAACTCGCGCGTACGTTACGAATGTGCTGAGCAACTCCGTAACAGTGATCAACACAACGAACAACACCCTCGTGACCACGATCGCTGTGGGCACATGGCCCAGCGACGCGGCGGTCACGCCGAATGGGGCCTTTGTTTACGTCACCAACCGGGTTACAGACAATGTCTCTGTCATCAATACCGCCAACAACACAGTCGTCGGCACCATCCCCGTCGGAAACGACCCTCGCAGCATTGCGTTTACCGCCGACGGCAGCCGCGCCTACGTCGCGAATGGTGCTGACAACACCGTGTCTGTAATCAACACCGCTAACAACACCGTCATCGCCACCATCCCAGTGGGGACTAACCCAGACGGGGTAGCCGTCCACGGAAATCGCGTCTACGTCACGAATCTTGATGGCAACAGCGTGTCGGTCATCGACACCAACGCCAATACTGTGATCGCGACAGTCCCCGTTGGCGGCGGGCGCCCGTTCGAGGTGGCGGTAACCCCCAATGGTGCACGCGCGTACGTTCCTAACGGGACGGTCAACACGGTATCCGTAATCGACACGACCACTAACACGGTGGTGGCCACCGTCCCCGTCGGTCAGGGTCCAGTAGGAGTTACGATCAGTCCCGACGGCACCCGTGCTTACGTCACGAACTCGGGGAGCGACACCGTGTCGGTCATCGACACCGCCACGAATACGGTCATTCTCACTTTCCCCGTCGGCGATACCCCATGGGCCGTTGTGCCGGCGGCGGATGGCGTGCACCTATACGTCGTCAACGGGGTCGGCGACTCGGTATCAGTGGTCGAGATCGCGTAA